A stretch of the Engraulis encrasicolus isolate BLACKSEA-1 chromosome 19, IST_EnEncr_1.0, whole genome shotgun sequence genome encodes the following:
- the LOC134435562 gene encoding uncharacterized protein LOC134435562, with protein MKISDDDPAYIVRFKTAFTRDLGERREKLNLEWLKVATALDPRFKDLKCLARADREAVWAKLRELVKGEEPAVQPHVEENPAPPKKKPALLVMGSDSDSEEETPEDNTVERYKVEPSASLDQCPLRWWSEHTAVYGKMAQIARKYLGTPASTVPCERLFSLAGHIVQKRRSSLSPDNVNKLVCLSDWWKKEK; from the exons ATGAAGATATCAGATGATGATCCGGCATACATTGTACGCTTCAAGACTGCCTTCACCAGGGATCTCGGTGAGCGGAGGGAGAAATTAAACCTGGAATGGCTGAAG GTGGCGACTGCTCTAGACCCACGGTTTAAGGACCTCAAGTGCTTGGCCagagcagacagggaggcagtgtGGGCAAAGCTACGCGAGTTGGTGAAGGGAGAAGAACCTGCAGTGCAGCCACACGTGGAGGAGAACCCTGCGCCACCCAAAAAGAAACCAGCCCTGCTAGTGATGGGATCAGACTCCGATTCAGAGGAAGAAACACCAGAAGACAACACTGTGGAGAGGTACAAGGTAGAGCCCAGTGCCAGTCTTGATCAGTGTCCTCTGAGGTGGTGGTCGGAGCACACCGCTGTCTATGGTAAGATGGCCCAAATTGCCCGTAAATACTTGGGGACTCCTGCCTCAACAGTCCCATGCGAGAGACTTTTTTCTTTAGCAGGCCATATTGTGCAGAAGAGGAGATCTAGTTTGTCTCCAGACAATGTGAACAAGTTGGTGTGCCTAAGTGACTGGTGGAAAAAGGAAAAGTAG